From Aegilops tauschii subsp. strangulata cultivar AL8/78 chromosome 5, Aet v6.0, whole genome shotgun sequence:
aaaaaatattaatgaaattgaacaaaatgtTCGCCAAAATGTTATCGGTGATACAGCAAAATGTTATCATGGTCATTGAAGATTAtgatttttttcttctattgcaACGCACGAGCCCTTTTGCTAGTCAATATCAAAGGTAAAAGTAAGAACAATGCATGAGGTTCTTCCCCAAATGGTCAAAGGTCTTGAATTCCCAACTACATAGGTCTACATagtattcgcaaaaaaaaaaaaaacatatGTCTACATAGGTCACGGTGCACAACTTGGCTCCACCGGCACCCATTCCAATTCCAGACCCTGCCTTTTGGCAAAAAAGAAGACCCAAACCCTGCTCTTTGGCAAAAAAAGAAGACCCAAACCTCCTCctcaaaagaaaaaaataaaagaaaaaaaagaccCAAACCCTGCCAGCCCCGGATCAAAGAACCATGCCTCGGTCCCCCACAAAAAGGACGCGCACAGCCTGCGCCGCCTCCTCCCACCCATCTCAAGTCGTTTCCAATAAAACGCGCTACCTCTATGTCCCCGCACCACACCACCTCCATCTCCATGGACACCTCCACCCTCGCCGCCGTCGCTTCCTTCGTCGCCTTCTCCACGAAGCCCCGCCTCCTCCCGCCACTCAACCCCTCTCGCAGCCTTCCACGCACCCGCGGCTCCCTTGCCGTCTGCTGCTCTCACTCCCACGCCTCTCCTCCGCCCTCGCCCCTCCCGTGCACTGCGTCCGATGAGGAGGAGGTCGCTCCtccgcgcctccgcctccgcctgctCGCCGAGGAGTTCGGCGCTCTCCCGGACGCCGACCGCGCGCGCCGCCTGCTCGCGTACGCGGCCGCGCTCCCGCGGCTGCCCCAGGCGGACCGCGTCGCGGCCAACCGCGTCATGGGGTGCGTCACGCAGGTCTGGCTCCTGGGCAGCTGCGACCGCTCGGGACGCATGCGGTTCGCGGCCGACTCCGACTCCGAGCTCTCGCGCGGGTACTGTTCCTGCCTCGTCTCCGCGCTCGACGGCGCGGGCCCCGAGGAGGTGCTCGACGTGGACCCCGCCGATCTCGCGCCGCTCGGTGTGGCCGCGGGGGCGCGGTCCCGGGTCAATACGTGGCACAACGTGCTCGTCGGCATGCAGAAGCGGGCGCGGGCAGCCATTGCGGCGCGCGAGGGCAGGCGTCCTGGGGAGCCGTTCCCGTCGCTCGTGATCGGCCGGGACGGCGCCGTCCGCGCGCAAGGAAGCTACGCCGAGGCCAAGGTGAGCGCTCTTTCTTTCGGCTAGCTTATTGCTGTTAGTCAGTTGGTTTTTCTCCATGATCTCATGGAAAAGACGTGTCCATGTCCCCACAAATTGGAAATTAGTACTCACATGTTTGACTAAGAAATACTAGCCAAGAAAGCAGTGGCGGGCTTGAATATATGACGTGTAGAATCTGCCAAAGCTGGGTGCAAATTGACCTTCCTCACTATAATGGCATCGGATAATTATAAAGGTGCTTTTCTATTGGTTGTTGCGTttcgccttttttcctttttctagaATCTGCGATGTGGTCATAGCTATGTGTATGGTCAAGAATGGAGACTATGGCTATAATAATTGGATCGACAGTGTCTGTGTCGGCGTGACTCTTACCTTCTACTTTGTGTGGAGTTGCTTGGGCATATTCAGTATGCACCACACATATTTCTTACTTACATGCTTCGTTCTTTTCTGACAATGAAAGGGCGCCTCTTTGGAAAAAAAGATGCAAGTCTTTACTTTGCCTAAAAGAGCTGCAACAGTTAGAAGGATCAACCGTTAGAGCATCTTTAAAAGATGATTTGTAATAGTACACCTCCATTTCTTAGAAGGGTGCACGTGAGATATTTCAGATCCAGACATAAGAACATTTGTTGTTGGAGATTAcagtttctttctttctttctaaATCTACCAAAAATTGAATGATGTGAATGATCTTCCTAACGATCTGAAAGAAACCATCTATTGGAGATGTTATTACTTTGGCAGGAAAATCCTTGCCAAAGGGGCACCGACTATCACTTTTTGATATTTATGgaatagaccattcatcaagTTAAGAATAACAAACCTTAAACCTTACAatatacttcctccgtcccataatataagagcgtttttgacacaaatacgctcttatattatgggacggagggagtagccgAGAGAAAAATGTGAAAGGCTAAACGCCCACTGAAAGATGCTGATATCTGCAAAGTTATTTAAGTTTTAATTTAAAATCTTAGCAAATGAAAGATAAGTTAAATGCTACATATTTTGTAgtgtaagtttgttgctgtctCTTCATGGAGTATAAAGACACGATGACTAGTTTTAATTATTAATTTTGCAGGCGAAGTTTTTATCTCCTGACCAGTCCAAGATTTCCGAGCTTGTGAATGCCCTCAGAGAGAAACAAATTGGAATTGTGGCCCATTTCTACATGGATCCTGAGGTGCAAGGCATACTAACTGCTGCAAAGAGGCAATGGCCCCACATTCACATATCCGACTCATTGGTAATGGCAGATAGTGCTGTTCAGATGGCTGAAGCAGGATGCAAATATATTGCTGTGCTAGGTGTTGACTTCATGTCGGAAAATGTCCGTGCAATACTTGATCAAGCAGGATTTACTCAGGTATTTTTATCAGTTAGTATCATTGACTTTCACTATGTATTGCGAAGTCTTGTGGTATTATATATGTTGTCATTGTGGACATAACACAGCACAAGAGTTAAGCTCTAGGGAGTATTTATATGCACTTCGATATATCCTGTTGGTGAAATGGCGTTACATGGGACCATCATATGTCATTGTTGTTTTTTGACTGGATTCTTGACATAGTAAATTTTGTTTTGTTGTTACTTTACTGCATTATAAAAACCAGTCAAGACTGGCAATTTAGAGAACTGTAACCTAACTATTAGTGGACACTATCATATTTCGAATTCCCAATGATTTGATAACCCACAGCTGTTTATGTCTTATTTATTTGACCCCcactccctccctccctccctccatcTCTCTCGCTCTGTCTCTCACCCCTTCGTTTACTGATTCGTACGCAGGTTGGTGTTTATAGAATGTCCAGCGAGCAAATAGGCTGTTCCTTGGCAGATGCTGCTTCAAGTTCTGCTTATACACATTTTCTTAAGACGGCATCAAGATCTCCTCCTTCTTTACATGTCATTTATATCAATACCTCGCTGGAAACAAAAGCTCATACTCATGAACTTGTTCCTACGATAACCTGTACCTCTTCCAATGTTGTTGCAACTATACTACAGGTAGTCGTTTGACTTGTATCAGTATTATATATCTTGGTGGATTTGCATTGCATTATTTTCCAGCAAGGTTTATTATATTTATCTCTTTATTAGGTCATTATGCTCACTTGTCCACCTACCTTGTAGGCATTTGCCGAAATACCAGATCTTAATGTCTGGTATGGTCCTGATTCCTATATGGGTGCGAACATAGCAGACCTATTTAAGAGAATGACTATCATGTCAGATGAAGAGATTACAGAGATACATCCAGATCACAACAGGAAAACTATAAGTTCATTATTACAACGTCTTCATTACTATCAGGTTTGTCTGATTCTGTACCTTTTGCTGTGCTAAATTAGACAGTCTATTCTCGCTTTCTTGCATGCATTTTATGCAGTTAAACTGAACATTAGAGTATGGTACTCATGCCTGCACATTGTATGACTAGCCAAAAATCCAGTGCAACTGCATTTTTTATTAGTTATAAGCAGAAAGTGAGAGTTGCCCAGTTAACTAGCAGACAATTGGACGAAAACCTTTACAAACCCACCCACATGCCCATGACTTGTCACGTCATCTGCACAGTGTGCTCAACAGCAGCCAGCAGACGCGCAGCAGCCCTTCCCCGTTTCACCTAAAGGTTCCACCACGTGGATACGGGAGCCGGCCACCCAACCACATGCCTGAAACGTCCGCCCGCATTTCAATCGAAAATTGAACGAACCGGACGAATTTCGTGCAAACCGGACCTAATTCATGCAAAGTTTGACATACTACATTAAAACCGGATGATTTTGACAAGTTAaatagtcccaaacaagttggggtaggctagaggtgaaacccataagatctcgcggccaactcatggctctggcacatggatagcaagcttccacgcacccctgtccatagctagttctttggtgatactccaatccttcaggtctctcttaacggactcctcccggTCTACCCggacctctcttgacattctccgcacgctttagccgtccgcttTGCACTGGAGCTTccggaggcctgcgctgaatatgcccaaaccatttcagacgatgttggacaagcttctcttcaattggtgctaccccaactctatctcgtatatcatcattccggactcgatccttcctcgtgtggccacacatccatctcaacatacgcatctccgccacacctaactgttgaacatgttgccttttagtcggccaacactcagcgaCATACAACATTGCAGGTCGAACCGCCGTcttgtagaacttgccttttagcttttgtggcactctcttgtcacagagaatgctAGAAGCTTgccgccacttcatccatccggctttgattcgatggttcccatcttcatcaatacccccatcctcctatagcattgaccccaaatatcgaaggtgtccttctgaggtaccacctgcccatcaaggctaacctcctcctcctcacatctagtagtactgaaaccgcacatcatgtactcggttttagttctactaagcctaaaccctttcgattccaaggtttgtctccataactctaacttcctatttacccccgtccgactatcgtcaTCTAGCACCACATCATttgcaaagagcatacaccatgggatatctccttgtatatcccttgtgacctcatccatcaccaaggcaaaaagataagggctcaaagctgacccctgatgcagtcctatcttaatcgggaagtcgTCAGTGTCGTCATCatttgttcgaacacttgtcacagcATTATcatacatgtccttgatgagggtaatgtactttgctgggactttgtgtttctccaaggcccaccacatgacattccgcggtatcttatcataggccttctccaagtcaatgaacaccatatgcaagtccttcctttgctccctgtatctctccataagttgtcgtaccaagaaaatggcttccatggtcgacctcccaggcatgaaaccaaattgatttttggtcacgcttgtcattcttcttaagcggtgctcaatgactctcccatagcttcattgtatggctcatcatCTTAATTCCACGGTATCCAAAAGTTAAACTAAaatctcaaaaaaagaaaaactaagCAAGGTATCGGACGGTAACCTCATAAGCATGGTCTCCCTGGCTGGCGGGATCTCCGTAGTCCGCTCCGTCGACGTCGCCGCTGCCGTCGGAGTCGTCTTCCTTCCGCGGACATATGAGGCACTGCATTGGATGGCAAAAATGGCCCGGACACCACGGTCCGGAATTTGTGGGGGATTTGCGGCACGGTGTTGAGATGTCCTAACCCAACGCTCAAACTGTATGCATTAGTTGGACTACCACCCAGTACGCTGCCCCCACCTCTGCAGCTTTTTCCTGCCAAATGGACCGCAAAAAATCAGCAAAATGCTTTCAACTTTTTCTCATTTCCTACCCGGCATGAATCACAAGTTAAAGGCTTGTGGCTAAGATAACTATTTCTTCAGTAAGCTATGATAACAACAATTCCGCACACACACAAATATAGGACAAATGTTTCCTACTACCGGGTGTAGTTACTCCCATTTTTGTTTTGTACGTTTTAGGTAGTATCCATCATACCGGGGTGTATGTATGCGtagtatgtactccctccgtcccaaaataagtgactcaactttgtactaactttagtacaaagttagtataaacttgagtcacttattttgggacggagggagtagtatgtaGTATGTAAGAATttttaggtagtatatatactatTTTTTAGGTAGTATGTATTATATTTTGATGATACTCCTTTTTATCtacaaatatgtacgtatttcacaaatatGATAAAAACATGGGCTCACATCCAATTTTTTCACATAACTCGCTTTGGAGTATCTTagatatagtatatgaacataCTAAAAATGAGTAATATATATACTAccacatggtagtatatgagacatGGGTGTAACTACACCCGGTAGTAGGATGCattttccctatatatatatatgtaaaaTGTTTGGGCCACCTAGGTGCCTGGCACCTTGATCGGGTCCAACCCGTTGGTGCATTTTCTAGAAATTCTGATTTGTTTCCTAGTATTTGCATGCAAGACTTTCCATGTATGAGAAATTCCCTGAATTAGTACATCTCCTTTATTGCTTTCCTTCTCTCATACATTTTCATCCAGAAGTTGTACACTACGTATTTGTGACTATACACTGAAATTGATTCGGTACCATGCCCTCAAATTTGTGTACACATACATCCAAAAAAAAGTAGGTATCATACACGCTTTGTGACTACATATAATACCTATGTATCATTGGGTATGTACTCATAATTCTCACATGAGGGTATGCACTTGTAGATAAATATGATGAGCATGCACATACCTAAAAACATATTGAGTACTCTCACATATCCGTAATTGTATTGGATCCTCCCAATGTCATATCATTTGGCGAGTATATACCCGTATTATTGGGGTATGTACTCATATATTTCACACCGAGGTATAATACGTACATATTATTGGGGTATGTACTCATATATTTGGTATAATACCTACATATTATTGGAGTATGTACTCATATAATAACAATTAGGTATAATACCTACATATTATTCGGGTATGTACTCATATATTTCACGCCGAGGTATGTAGCGAAATATGCAAAAGGAATTAGGTATAATACCTATGTATCATTGGGGTATGTAGTCATATATTTTACGCCAGGTTATGTAGTTGTACAGAATAGGTATATAGTTGTAGAGAAATATTGGGGTATGTACGCATATAATTCAATTCCGCATACCCACTTATTTTTGGACTATGTACTTCAAAACAATTAGGTATAATACCTACATATTATTGGGGTATATATTAATATATTTCACGCCTGGGTATGTAGATTTAGGGAATATGGAAAAACAATTAGGTATAATATCTCTATTATTGAGGTATGAACTCATATATTTCACACCAGGAACGTAGCTGTAGAGAAATGTTGGGACAGATACATACAGAAAAATCTAATGACTATATACTCACATAAAAATCCCTGCATACAAAGTGCTAAAAGTTCTTACTATATTTTACACAGCAATAGTATGGAAGCTTTTCTATTACTAGTAAATGagcacgtgcaatgcacgttgATATTAGGGAGAAAATCAACTGCACGTTGATATTAGGTAGGATATCAGTTACGTGTTAATTATGAGATTAATATAGATGTTGATATTTGGTATGCTATCAATTGCACGCTCAACATGTTGAGAGCTCATCATTGAAGCAATGTAGGTCATTGGATTGGCATGGTTTGATGGCCGAGATTAATTGGATCTGCCTctttgggtctttttatattggtatagacTTGATCTCACTAATGTACAATTGTGACGCACATTAAATAATCAGATTTCTCTTTTCCTATAAGGTACGCCATGCAAACATCTATGGAAGGTAATCTATTGACATAATTGACACACATCAAAACCATGCAAACAAGTATGGAAAGTTTTTTTCCGACAAAGATACAAATTAAAATATAAGCTCATTTATTAACAGATCAAATCCAATAACCCATATACCCAGCATCACAACACAATCACGATGCAATCGAACGACATCTAGGCAAGGTGCCTGGGCACCTATGTGCCCCCAAACAAGGTGCaaaataagttattcttcacccgaggtaatcttatgATCATTCCATAAATAAATTATTACATTTGAAATACAAATAGTTACATTCatattgattcactacgtaaaatttggcaTAAGAAAAAAAAGGTCATAAGACCAGAAAAATTGCATTTTATGTTTTTACATTTGTAATTTTacg
This genomic window contains:
- the LOC109762835 gene encoding quinolinate synthase, chloroplastic — its product is MSPHHTTSISMDTSTLAAVASFVAFSTKPRLLPPLNPSRSLPRTRGSLAVCCSHSHASPPPSPLPCTASDEEEVAPPRLRLRLLAEEFGALPDADRARRLLAYAAALPRLPQADRVAANRVMGCVTQVWLLGSCDRSGRMRFAADSDSELSRGYCSCLVSALDGAGPEEVLDVDPADLAPLGVAAGARSRVNTWHNVLVGMQKRARAAIAAREGRRPGEPFPSLVIGRDGAVRAQGSYAEAKAKFLSPDQSKISELVNALREKQIGIVAHFYMDPEVQGILTAAKRQWPHIHISDSLVMADSAVQMAEAGCKYIAVLGVDFMSENVRAILDQAGFTQVGVYRMSSEQIGCSLADAASSSAYTHFLKTASRSPPSLHVIYINTSLETKAHTHELVPTITCTSSNVVATILQAFAEIPDLNVWYGPDSYMGANIADLFKRMTIMSDEEITEIHPDHNRKTISSLLQRLHYYQNGNCIVHDMFGHEVVEKIKEEYCDAFLTAHFEVPGEMFSLSMEAKTRGMGVVGSTQNILDFIKYHLKQALDRNVDDHLQFVLGTESGMITSIVAAVRQLFDSYESSKEGASIEVEIVFPVSSDAISKTSIDDSQDSGSSVANDLEQINIVPGVFSGEGCSIHGGCASCPYMKMNSLESLLKICQQLPGEDNSLSVYQASRLNAKTSLGKLVAEVGCEPILHMRHFQATKRLPDKLVHQVIHGNGGEPL